GCTTCCCCACCGCCCACGGCACGGACTGGTCGGTGATGGCGGGCGCGGCCTATGTCGGCGACCGCGCCGGCGCCTTGGCCGATCCGGTCAGACTGCCCGCCTATTGGAAGGCCAAGGCGGCGCTGGACTATGGGCTGACGCGCCAGGTCACGGCGCGGGTCGAGGTCGACAACCTGTTCGACGAACGCTACGCCGCCAGCTCCTACAGCAACCTGTGGATCTTCCCCGGCGCCCCGCGCAGCATCCGGGCGTCGCTGAGGATCGCGCTGTAACCTAGCCCGCCGCCAGCGCCGCCTCCCTGATCCGCCCGACCATGCTGTTCAGGCCGTTGGCGCGCTGGCGCGTCAGGGCCGAGGGCAGGCCCAGGCGGTCCAGGGCGGCCCTGGCGTCGAAGGCCAGGATCTCGGACGGCGTGCGCCCGGAATACAGTTTCAGCAGCAGGGCGATATTGCCCTTGGACAGGGCGCTGTCGCTGTCGGCGGCGAACCACAGGCGGCCGTCCGCCGGCGTCACGGCCAGCCACACCTGGGCCGCACAGCCCGGCACCTTGTTGGCCTCGAGGCGGTCCGCGTCGTCCAGCGGGGCCAGCCCCTTGCCCAGTTCGATCACATATTCGATCCGCTGCTCCCAATCGCCCAGGAGGTCGAAGTCGTCGGCCAGCTCAACGAGCGTCTCATCCAGGGTGTCTGTCGGGGGCGTGCGGTGGCTTGCGGTCATGGAGGGCTGGATAGGCCGCCGGGCCGTTAACGACAACCGGCCGTTTTGTCCCCCGATATTCATGGTGAACGCCGCGAGGGGGTTCGCCTGAGGGGGGAGCGGCCTCGCGCCGACTCAAGGCGGCGACTAATCTGGGCTCAGACAGAACACCGGCCGACTGATTGACCTCCTTGCCTCGCCACAGCTTCCAGGACGACCTGCGCCCGGCGCCGCATGACGCCCGGTCGGGCGCGCCGCTGGTCGCACCCACGCTGGCCCTGTGGCACGCCGTCTGGGCCGTGGCGGTCAGCCTGACGGCCCTGTCGGCCCAGATGGCGGGCGGCCTGCACAACGGCCC
Above is a genomic segment from Candidatus Brevundimonas colombiensis containing:
- a CDS encoding SufE family protein, producing MTASHRTPPTDTLDETLVELADDFDLLGDWEQRIEYVIELGKGLAPLDDADRLEANKVPGCAAQVWLAVTPADGRLWFAADSDSALSKGNIALLLKLYSGRTPSEILAFDARAALDRLGLPSALTRQRANGLNSMVGRIREAALAAG